The following proteins are encoded in a genomic region of Astatotilapia calliptera chromosome 22, fAstCal1.2, whole genome shotgun sequence:
- the LOC113014388 gene encoding uncharacterized protein LOC113014388: MSETQTQQLTQNSESSPDCKKVISFENMNSAIETTDAIQSCATEDDSECSVVPGVNILRSDEGKSKHCVCYPQSCNQQQNPGDPESVDLQEPPVSEEQLLVKELINAVITRASKEAKVSPSEMIQQRLFTALWAQVEQKPLKITHRGIKKLEKVIFKDITKRLDISPDLVIIALAVGQPYLEVIISIFEDHLFRKNLLARFFSWCVRAEDDEDEQTKAMSETRLEEFRSNIFRILEKKSSSGISVSDYDDDEEEHVSALIDAVLTRAANKSHYRPSKKLHRYLLKHVL, encoded by the exons ATGTCTGAGACACAAACTCAGCAACTTACACAAAATTCAGAATCAAGTCCAGATTGTAAAAAAGTTATATCATTtgaaaatatgaattctgccattGAAACAACCGATGCGATTCAAAGCTGCGCCACTGAAGACGACTCTGAATGTAGTGTCGTCCCTGGCGTAAACATTTTACGGAGCGATGAGGGGAAATCGAAGCACTGTGTGTGCTACCCTCAGTCATGCAACCAGCAACAGAATCCGGGGGATCCAGAGTCAGTTGATCTCCAGGAACCTCCGGTGTCAGAAGAACAGCTGCTCGTTAAAGAGCTAATAAATGCTGTTATTACACGTGCCTCCAAAGAGGCAAAGGTGTCGCCATCGGAAATGATTCAGCAGCGCCTCTTCACAGCTCTGTGGGCACAAGTTGAGCAAAAGCCTctcaaaatcacacacaggggGATTAAAAAACTTGAAAAGGTGATTTTTAAAGACATCACAAAGCGGCTGGACATTAGCCCTGATCTCGTGATCATTGCGCTAGCCGTAGGTCAGCCGTACCTAGAGGTGATCATTTCCATATTTGAAGATCACCTCTTCCGTAAAAACCTGCTGGCAAGGTTCTTCTCGTGGTGCGTTAGAGCCGAGGATGACGAGGACGAACAAACTAAAGCCATGTCTGAAACACGTTTAGAAGAATTTAGAAGTAATATATTTCGGATACTGGAGAAAAAATCATCATCTGGCATTAGTGTCAgcgattatgatgatgatgaagaagaacatGTGAGCGCACTCATTGATGCTGTGCTCACACGAGCTGCAAATAAATCGCACTACAGACCTTCTAAAAAACTCCACAG GTACCTGTTAAAACACGTGttgtaa